The Syngnathus typhle isolate RoL2023-S1 ecotype Sweden linkage group LG1, RoL_Styp_1.0, whole genome shotgun sequence genome includes a window with the following:
- the LOC133163573 gene encoding cholecystokinin receptor type A-like codes for MVAFGVHEMLNSTEMSALLCKWGVSNLSDCEPWRVAAADVGVKDLGDGVRVFLYCVIFLIGVAGNSLIIAVLSRNRRMRTVTNLFLLSLAVSDLMVSLVCIPFTLIPNLMRTFIFSDGTCKMVMYFMAVSVSVSTFNLVAIALERYSAICRPLSSRTWQTKSHAMKVIGATWLTSLSLMVPYIYSSSLMAFNRRDNTDGFMCRMTWKNQKLLAYWYVSLLLLLFLLPGAVMLTAYGLISLELYKGLRIQLSDGTRARDRPTSFGSLRASNGDGCYLHLGPQGTAPPERRSGNTANLLAKKRVVRMLLVIVCLFFVCWTPIFVVNAWKAFDHQVVSRLTGAPISFIHLLSYTSTCVNPVVYCFMNKRFRQGAASTFSALRLKARAVVHRRTKCPQPRCQQRGQEKRRAEDRRRLGQHAEQLVAEKVREAPRPTPEEQPSAGEMGETFVELDVHPYPGGAAAGSASGSFTSPPEVL; via the exons ATGGTGGCCTTCGGCGTGCACGAAATGCTCAACTCCACGGAAATGAGCGCGCTTTTGTGCAAATGGGGCGTCAGCAACTTGTCGGACTGTGAGCCTTGGAGAGTCGCAGCAGCCGACGTCGGCGTGAAAG ATTTGGGCGACGGCGTGCGGGTCTTTCTCTACTGCGTCATCTTCCTGATCGGCGTGGCGGGCAACAGCCTCATCATCGCGGTTCTCTCTCGGAACCGGCGGATGCGCACCGTCACCAACCTGTTCCTGCTCTCCCTGGCCGTCAGCGACCTGATGGTCTCCCTGGTCTGCATCCCTTTCACTCTCATTCCCAACCTCATGCGGACCTTCATCTTCAGCGACGGCACGTGCAAGATGGTCATGTACTTTATGG CGGTCTCCGTGAGCGTTTCCACCTTCAACCTGGTAGCCATCGCGCTGGAACGCTACAGCGCCATCTGCAGACCGCTGAGCTCCAGGACGTGGCAGACCAAATCGCACGCCATGAAGGTCATCGGCGCCACCTGGCTGACGTCCCTGTCGCTCATGGTGCCCTACATCTACTCCAGCTCCCTGATGGCCTTTAATCGGCGCGACAACACCGACGGCTTCATGTGCCGCATGACGTGGAAGAACCAAAAGCTGCTGGCGTATTG GTACGTGTCCTTGTTGCTgctgctcttcttgctgcccgGCGCCGTGATGCTGACTGCCTACGGACTCATCTCGCTGGAGCTCTACAAGGGCCTCAGGATCCAGTTGTCCGACGGGACACGCGCCAGAG ACAGACCGACCAGCTTCGGCAGCCTCCGAGCCAGCAACGGCGACGGCTGCTACCTTCATTTGGGGCCGCAGGGCACGGCGCCGCCGGAGCGCCGCTCCGGCAATACGGCCAACCTGCTGGCCAAGAAGCGAGTGGTCCGCATGCTCCTGGTCATCGTCTGCCTGTTCTTTGTGTGCTGGACCCCCATCTTCGTGGTCAACGCGTGGAAAGCTTTTGACCATCAGGTGGTCTCCCGTCTGACGGGCGCGCCCATCTCTTTCATCCACCTCCTGTCGTACACGTCCACGTGCGTCAACCCCGTCGTCTACTGCTTCATGAACAAGCGCTTCCGCCAGGGAGCGGCGAGCACCTTCTCGGCCTTGCGGCTCAAGGCGCGCGCCGTTGTCCACCGTCGGACCAAATGCCCCCAGCCGAGGTGCCAGCAAAGGGGCCAGGAGAAGCGACGGGCCGAGGACCGACGGAGGTTGGGGCAGCACGCCGAGCAACTCGTGGCGGAGAAGGTGCGGGAGGCCCCCCGGCCCACCCCCGAGGAGCAGCCGTCGGCCGGGGAGATGGGCGAAACCTTCGTTGAGCTCGACGTCCATCCGTACCCCGGAGGCGCTGCGGCTGGCTCCGCCTCCGGCAGCTTCACCTCGCCGCCGGAAGTGCTCTGA
- the tbc1d19 gene encoding TBC1 domain family member 19 translates to MDEGAELSRTIAQLVQRLKGSHLHAQMEREARECLHQPEIRLDSIKDDVRSFLRTSGWEKKLQNAVYRELQVERLASSLTASAPPEHVKEPLAYMRKAQAGWERRILKSLNGMSTELGVPLARMRTASEQRELSSKWNEMGTDEADLSGFRPIYAAKDFLEVVVALRSPNHKCGGDEEEGGTRSHWGLIQVPLDVQDIQQLRGAYGELNLAAGQLGIDDDAHIHPDFFERDYVETAKKVLGGQDSAAAQQYSRRGCPTGLRADLWALILNCVDRPQDAMHFERLKAGVVQHDLLVDHLIRKDVKLTASNDDYYFVFEDFLYQVLLCFSRDASVLEHFKYNSATPPKSYIRGKEGDEAYAVVYPPNGVIPFHGFSMYVAPLCFLYKEPPELYSVFREMYTRYFFRLHSVSSARSGIVSLCLLLERLLQTHLPRLFHHLRRIGAQPLRIAFKWLLRAFSGYLCTDQLLFLWDRILGYDSLELVAVLAAAVFAFRAENLMEVTSLASAEAVLADLSTLRVMPLIQSFLFAI, encoded by the exons ATGGACGAAGGCGCCGAGTTGTCACGGACTATTGCTCAGCTCGTCCAACGCCTGAAGGGAAGCCATTTGCACGCTCAGATGGAGCGAGAAGCTCGG GAGTGTTTACATCAACCCGAGATCCGTCTGGACTCAATAAAGGACGACGTGCGGAGTTTCCTCAGAACTTCAG GCTGGGAGAAAAAACTCCAGAATGCAGTGTATCGAGAATTACAAGT CGAGCGACTGGCCTCGAGTCTCACGGCATCGGCGCCGCCGGAGCATGTCAAGGAGCCCTTGGCCTACATGCGCAAGGCCCAG gcCGGCTGGGAGCGCCGCATCTTGAAAAGCCTGAACGGCATGAGCACAGAGCTGGGAGTGCCTCTGGCCCGCATG AGGACGGCGTCCGAGCAGCGGGAGCTGAGCAGCAAATGGAACGAGATGGGCACGGACGAAGCGG ATTTGAGCGGCTTCAGGCCCATCTACGCTGCCAAAGACTTCCTGGAG GTGGTGGTGGCCTTGCGGAGCCCCAACCACAAGTGCGGCGGcgacgaggaggaggggggCACCAGGAGCCACTGGGGCCTGATCCAGGTGCCCCTGGACGTCCAGGACATCCAGCAGCTG AGAGGAGCCTACGGCGAGCTAAACCTGGCTGCCGGCCAGCTGGGCATCGACGACGATGCGCACATCCATC CAGATTTCTTTGAGCGGGACTACGTGGAGACGGCAAAGAAAG TGCTGGGCGGGCAGGACAGCGCAGCGGCGCAGCAGTACAGCCGTCGGGGCTGCCCCACCGGCCTGCGGGCCGACCTCTGGGCCCTCATCCTCAATTGTGTGGACCGGCCGCAG GACGCCATGCATTTTGAGCGGCTCAAGGCAGGAGTCGTCCAACACGACCTGCTGGTGGACCACCTGATCCGCAAG GATGTCAAGCTGACGGCCAGTAACGACGACTACTACTTTGTCTTTGAAGACTTCCTCTACCAG GTCTTGTTGTGTTTCTCCCGGGACGCCAGCGTCTTGGAGCACTTCAAGTACAACAGCGCCACGCCGCCCAAATCCTACATCCGAG GCAAAGAAGGGGACGAGGCCTACGCCGTGGTCTATCCTCCCAACG gcGTGATTCCCTTCCACGGCTTCTCAATGTATG TGGCCCCGCTGTGCTTCCTGTACAAGGAGCCGCCAGAGCTGTACAGCGTGTTCAGGGAGATGTACACCCGCTACTTTTTCCGCCTACACTCTGTGTCCTCGGCGCGCTCG GGTATCGTGTCGCTGTGTCTGCTTTTGGAGCGGCTCCTGCAGACGCACTTGCCGCGACTCTTCCACCACCTGCGACGGATCGGCGCTCAGCC GTTACGCATCGCCTTCAAGTGGCTGCTTCGAGCTTTCTCCGGTTATCTCTGCACCGACCAGCTGCTTTTCCTTTGGGACCGAATCCTGGGCTACGACTCCCTGGAGCTGGTGGCGG TCCTGGCGGCCGCCGTCTTCGCCTTTCGGGCCGAGAACCTGATGGAAGTGACGTCTCTGGCTTCGGCCGAG GCCGTCCTCGCCGACCTTTCCACCCTCCGAGTCATGCCGCTCATCCAGAGCTTCCTCTTCGCCATCTAG